From a region of the Geotoga petraea genome:
- the hisD gene encoding histidinol dehydrogenase, producing MNLQKYVSEILDDLKENKMEALKKYSKEFDDYEGDILVSEDEYETINSIPDEDKKIIDETIERIKRYHEKEVLKDMMYKDNNSLFGLVKRPIRRVGLYIPGGKPLPSTVMMTAIPAIIAGVKEIVLVSPPKDGKINEYILYIAKKLGIKEIYKVGGIQAIATMTYGIGMEKVDKIFGPGNKFVNEAKRQVFGDVGIDSLAGPSEICVIADENANPEYILNDLLSQKEHGEDSKAWLVTNSKKIYDSIESDDVVKYLEDDLEKCADRANEIAPEHLEIMTEDPEYLLSLVYNAGAVYLGDYTPVPSADYFIGTNHVLPTGNSARFGSVLSVFDFMRVMSVAKMDKEDYMNNRKLGIRLAEIENMPQHRKSMEVRK from the coding sequence ATGAATTTACAAAAATATGTATCTGAAATATTGGATGATTTGAAAGAAAATAAAATGGAAGCCTTGAAGAAATACTCCAAAGAATTTGACGATTATGAAGGAGATATTTTGGTTAGTGAAGACGAGTACGAAACCATAAATTCTATACCAGATGAAGACAAAAAAATAATAGATGAAACGATTGAAAGGATTAAGAGATACCATGAAAAAGAAGTTTTGAAAGACATGATGTATAAGGACAACAACTCTTTGTTTGGTCTTGTTAAGAGACCTATAAGAAGAGTTGGACTGTATATACCTGGTGGTAAGCCTTTGCCTTCTACAGTTATGATGACTGCTATTCCAGCTATTATAGCTGGGGTGAAAGAGATAGTCCTTGTAAGCCCGCCAAAAGATGGAAAGATCAACGAATATATTTTGTATATTGCCAAAAAACTTGGAATTAAAGAAATTTACAAAGTCGGTGGTATTCAGGCTATAGCTACAATGACTTATGGAATTGGGATGGAAAAAGTGGATAAGATTTTTGGCCCTGGGAACAAGTTTGTCAACGAGGCTAAAAGACAGGTTTTTGGAGATGTTGGGATTGACTCTCTTGCTGGGCCTTCGGAAATATGCGTTATTGCAGACGAGAATGCCAACCCAGAGTATATTTTGAACGATTTGTTGTCTCAAAAAGAGCATGGTGAGGATTCAAAAGCTTGGTTGGTTACCAATTCTAAAAAAATATATGATTCTATAGAATCAGATGATGTTGTCAAATATTTGGAAGATGATTTGGAAAAATGTGCGGATAGAGCAAATGAAATAGCACCTGAGCATTTGGAAATCATGACGGAAGATCCCGAATATTTGTTGAGTTTGGTTTACAACGCTGGGGCTGTTTATCTTGGCGACTATACTCCTGTTCCTTCGGCGGATTATTTTATAGGGACAAACCATGTTTTACCAACTGGAAATTCAGCAAGGTTTGGATCTGTTTTATCTGTTTTTGATTTTATGAGAGTTATGAGCGTTGCAAAGATGGATAAAGAGGATTATATGAATAACAGAAAGCTTGGTATTAGGCTTGCAGAGATTGAGAATATGCCACAACATAGAAAGTCTATGGAGGTGAGAAAATGA
- a CDS encoding imidazoleglycerol-phosphate dehydratase: MRRKTLETDIEIIENDELIIQCEDKIFSHMMKTLFYYMGLNVSFKADFDLIHHLWEDSAITTAQFLREKISDKKINRFSTKIVPMDDALILAAVDISRAYSTIELDIKEEEKGFEIGNFREFINALSSNLPATIHIKQLSGINAHHIIEGGFKSLGMALKEATGQSEKIVSTKGMI; the protein is encoded by the coding sequence ATGAGAAGGAAAACCCTTGAAACTGATATAGAAATTATAGAAAATGATGAATTGATTATACAGTGTGAAGACAAGATCTTTTCTCACATGATGAAGACATTATTTTATTATATGGGGTTAAATGTTAGTTTTAAAGCTGATTTTGACTTGATTCACCATTTATGGGAAGATTCAGCTATCACTACAGCACAATTTTTGAGAGAAAAAATATCTGACAAAAAAATCAACAGATTTTCAACAAAGATAGTTCCGATGGATGATGCTTTGATTTTGGCAGCTGTTGATATTTCGAGGGCTTATTCTACAATAGAGCTTGATATAAAAGAAGAGGAAAAGGGTTTTGAAATAGGTAATTTCAGAGAGTTTATAAATGCATTGTCCTCAAATCTACCAGCAACAATACACATTAAACAATTATCTGGTATAAATGCCCACCACATCATAGAAGGTGGTTTTAAATCACTGGGGATGGCACTCAAAGAAGCTACAGGACAATCAGAAAAGATAGTTAGTACAAAAGGGATGATTTAA
- the hisF gene encoding imidazole glycerol phosphate synthase subunit HisF: protein MLSKRIIAALDIKDNRVVKGVNFKNLKDAGDPIEKAREYEKNGIDEIVFLDITATNEKRATLKELAKEIGENIFIPFTVGGGIKSTKDIVEIIKSGADKVFLNSAAVNNPNVIKEASDLLGSANLVIAIDAKKIDGDYFVFIDGGKIKTDLKAVDWAKKCEDLGAGEILLTSMNTDGVQTGYDLELIRIISSVVNIPVIASGGAGEVQHFVDAFEAGADAALAASIFHYGKFTPKGLKKELIKKGIEIRNS from the coding sequence ATGCTATCTAAAAGAATAATCGCTGCACTGGATATTAAGGATAATAGAGTTGTAAAAGGTGTAAATTTCAAAAACTTAAAAGATGCTGGAGACCCCATAGAAAAGGCGAGAGAATACGAGAAAAATGGAATAGATGAGATTGTCTTTTTGGATATAACTGCGACTAATGAAAAGAGGGCTACTTTAAAAGAACTTGCAAAAGAGATAGGAGAGAATATTTTTATACCTTTTACAGTGGGAGGCGGCATCAAGTCGACAAAAGATATTGTTGAAATAATAAAATCAGGTGCGGATAAAGTGTTTCTCAATTCAGCTGCGGTAAACAATCCAAATGTTATTAAAGAAGCTTCCGATTTGTTGGGGAGTGCTAATCTTGTTATAGCTATAGACGCAAAGAAAATTGATGGTGATTATTTTGTTTTTATAGACGGCGGAAAAATAAAGACAGATTTGAAAGCAGTTGATTGGGCAAAAAAATGTGAAGATCTTGGTGCTGGAGAGATTCTTTTAACTTCGATGAATACAGACGGCGTTCAAACTGGGTATGACTTAGAACTTATAAGAATTATTTCTTCTGTTGTCAATATTCCTGTTATAGCTTCTGGGGGAGCAGGTGAAGTTCAGCATTTTGTTGATGCTTTTGAAGCTGGAGCAGATGCAGCACTGGCAGCGTCAATTTTTCATTATGGGAAGTTCACACCAAAAGGATTAAAAAAAGAGTTGATTAAAAAGGGAATTGAAATTAGAAATAGCTGA
- the hisH gene encoding imidazole glycerol phosphate synthase subunit HisH, whose amino-acid sequence MQNIVIIDPPIANVSNVQKAVGGIVSSKLEDIKKADKIIFPGVGSFDKAMKELSGIKSYIFEHIDKGKPFLGICLGFQILFSSSEEGKEEGLSVIKEKIERFENIKTPHMGWNKVFVERDNRLFKGIEDESYFYFVHSYFLNKSNYAISKTNYGEYDFVSAVQKDNVFGVQFHPEKSSKNGLKLLDNFRRL is encoded by the coding sequence ATGCAAAATATTGTTATTATAGATCCTCCAATAGCGAATGTTTCCAATGTACAAAAAGCTGTTGGAGGAATTGTAAGCTCTAAATTGGAAGATATTAAAAAGGCAGATAAGATTATCTTCCCCGGTGTGGGCTCTTTTGATAAAGCCATGAAAGAATTGTCTGGTATAAAAAGTTATATTTTCGAACACATAGACAAGGGAAAGCCTTTTTTGGGGATATGTCTTGGATTTCAAATCCTGTTTTCAAGTAGTGAAGAGGGAAAAGAAGAAGGGTTGTCTGTTATAAAAGAGAAAATAGAGAGATTCGAAAATATAAAAACACCTCATATGGGGTGGAACAAGGTTTTTGTTGAAAGGGATAATAGGCTTTTTAAAGGAATAGAAGATGAATCATATTTTTATTTTGTTCATTCTTATTTTTTGAATAAATCGAATTACGCCATTTCAAAAACAAATTATGGAGAATATGATTTTGTCTCTGCTGTTCAAAAAGACAATGTTTTTGGGGTTCAATTTCATCCAGAAAAATCTTCGAAAAATGGTTTAAAGTTATTAGATAATTTTAGGAGGTTGTGA
- a CDS encoding HipA domain-containing protein: MYKIINLNDKEWNLDKGLITSGRNKKYWFRNNKEEVLFKFIKPNTREHVSEKIAYEIGELLNISVAKYDFANLNDSVGSISYNFKDKESNIEYFEIVKFIMDEYPNYDFNTMKNENNGKDYSFELCLEILEHLNGEDLIEDYISMILFDALIGNSDRHHSNWGLYNKEGEYFFAPLYDHSPSLGFNLTDKKIKQFYKDKRYQNSVLSSNSKSLLKLNDRNIRRHFDIVKYLKNHYKDILMNFSYNLKESLYDKNIEKILDNIPKEIIDEFYKKFLKTLIINRRNKLIEVIDNE, translated from the coding sequence TTGTATAAAATAATAAATTTAAATGATAAAGAATGGAATTTGGATAAAGGGCTAATTACATCTGGTAGAAATAAAAAATATTGGTTTAGAAATAATAAAGAAGAAGTTCTGTTTAAGTTTATAAAACCTAATACTAGGGAACATGTATCTGAAAAAATAGCCTATGAAATTGGTGAGTTATTAAATATTTCTGTAGCTAAATATGATTTCGCTAATTTAAATGATAGTGTAGGATCAATAAGCTATAATTTTAAAGATAAAGAGTCCAATATAGAGTATTTTGAAATAGTAAAATTTATTATGGATGAATACCCAAATTATGATTTTAATACAATGAAAAATGAAAATAATGGTAAGGATTATTCTTTTGAATTGTGTTTAGAAATACTTGAACACTTGAATGGAGAAGATTTAATAGAAGACTATATCAGTATGATATTATTTGATGCTTTAATAGGTAATAGTGATAGACATCATAGTAATTGGGGGTTATATAACAAAGAAGGAGAATATTTTTTTGCTCCTTTATATGATCATAGTCCCTCCCTAGGTTTCAACTTAACAGATAAAAAAATTAAACAATTTTATAAAGATAAAAGATATCAAAATTCAGTTTTATCTAGTAATTCAAAATCATTATTAAAATTAAATGATAGAAATATAAGAAGACATTTTGATATTGTAAAATATCTTAAGAATCATTATAAAGATATTTTAATGAATTTCAGTTATAATTTAAAAGAAAGTCTTTATGATAAGAATATTGAAAAAATACTGGATAATATACCTAAAGAAATAATTGATGAATTTTATAAAAAATTTTTAAAAACATTAATAATTAATAGAAGAAATAAGTTAATTGAGGTGATTGATAATGAATGA
- a CDS encoding HipA N-terminal domain-containing protein, whose amino-acid sequence MNELRVVHNGKKEKITVGYLKKIPEGYVFEYDENYLKNNKKIFFAKSKGNKFINNKMFAFFKSRLPDEKRPDIQEILKSYGLKEYDDFELLARTKGKIMTDNYEFEKMK is encoded by the coding sequence ATGAATGAATTAAGAGTTGTTCATAATGGAAAAAAAGAGAAAATAACAGTTGGGTATTTAAAAAAAATCCCAGAAGGGTATGTGTTTGAGTATGATGAAAATTATTTAAAGAATAATAAAAAGATTTTCTTTGCAAAATCAAAGGGAAATAAATTTATAAATAATAAAATGTTTGCTTTTTTTAAAAGTAGACTTCCAGATGAAAAAAGACCCGATATACAAGAAATTTTAAAAAGTTATGGATTGAAAGAATATGATGATTTTGAGCTGCTTGCAAGAACTAAAGGTAAAATTATGACAGATAATTATGAATTTGAAAAGATGAAATGA
- a CDS encoding ATP phosphoribosyltransferase regulatory subunit, with amino-acid sequence MEKDIFSRSKKIFNILSVLRNHLISVGFWEFFPDSIVKYNENIESGLKFSDGKDFYLLNPDVTSWIISEQKASIEEKFFYITKENDGINSKLKLGIEIIGIENPEELILNLLYDFMNLLGIENFYIDLSSIKKFEKIINENELDKKEFFKALEKRDIEYFDNLKVSDEVKVKIDEIINYRENKTNYEPINEILKKFDKDNIFVDYGTLKYMNYYDDLVFELYTDELGYAIVNGGNYFINNEKSCGMAIDLNLIEEILRRREK; translated from the coding sequence ATGGAAAAGGATATTTTTAGCAGATCAAAGAAAATTTTTAATATATTGAGTGTGTTGAGAAATCATCTTATCAGCGTTGGTTTTTGGGAATTTTTTCCTGATTCTATTGTTAAGTACAATGAGAACATTGAAAGTGGATTAAAATTTTCAGACGGGAAAGATTTTTATCTTTTGAACCCAGATGTGACTTCTTGGATTATCAGCGAACAAAAAGCCAGTATAGAAGAAAAGTTTTTCTACATAACAAAAGAGAATGATGGGATAAATTCTAAATTGAAACTGGGTATAGAAATAATAGGAATAGAGAACCCTGAAGAGTTAATTTTGAATTTGCTTTATGATTTTATGAACCTTTTGGGGATTGAGAATTTCTATATCGATCTTAGTTCTATAAAAAAGTTTGAAAAGATAATAAATGAGAACGAATTGGATAAGAAAGAGTTTTTTAAGGCTTTGGAAAAAAGGGATATTGAGTATTTTGATAATTTGAAAGTTTCTGACGAAGTAAAAGTGAAGATAGATGAAATTATAAACTACAGAGAGAATAAGACAAATTATGAACCTATAAATGAAATTTTGAAAAAATTCGATAAAGACAACATTTTTGTGGATTATGGGACTTTGAAATATATGAATTATTATGATGATTTGGTTTTTGAACTTTACACAGATGAGTTGGGTTATGCGATAGTTAATGGTGGGAATTATTTTATAAACAATGAAAAATCTTGTGGGATGGCCATAGACTTGAATTTGATTGAAGAGATTTTAAGGAGGAGAGAGAAATGA
- the hisG gene encoding ATP phosphoribosyltransferase, whose product MNIVLPSGRLLNKSKEYFIKSGIEIKEPEGRKLTNINDDYSFFYSRVFDVPVYVENGIDIGICGLDVVLERNNDVYIPLKLPFGECRMSVIVEKEKDLDVSKMEGYTIATKFPNITQKFFDSIGVKVKTIKLHGAIELAVKTGVADAIVDIVDTGRTLKENGLKEIENIKDISSVLIVNRISMKRKNKEIKEIIKNLKEVSI is encoded by the coding sequence TTGAATATAGTTCTTCCATCTGGAAGACTTTTGAATAAATCTAAAGAGTATTTCATTAAAAGTGGTATAGAAATAAAAGAACCAGAGGGAAGAAAACTCACAAATATAAACGATGATTACAGCTTTTTTTATTCCAGAGTTTTTGATGTTCCAGTGTATGTTGAAAATGGAATTGATATAGGCATTTGTGGTTTGGATGTAGTTCTCGAGAGAAATAACGATGTTTATATTCCTTTGAAGCTCCCTTTTGGGGAGTGTAGGATGAGTGTGATAGTTGAAAAAGAGAAGGATTTAGACGTTTCAAAGATGGAAGGCTACACAATTGCAACGAAATTTCCGAATATCACCCAAAAGTTTTTTGATTCTATAGGCGTGAAAGTGAAAACCATTAAACTGCACGGGGCTATAGAGCTGGCTGTTAAAACGGGAGTTGCTGATGCCATAGTGGATATTGTGGATACAGGACGAACACTGAAAGAAAATGGATTGAAAGAGATCGAAAATATTAAGGATATTAGCTCTGTGTTGATAGTCAACAGAATTTCTATGAAGAGAAAGAACAAAGAGATCAAAGAGATTATAAAAAATTTGAAGGAGGTTTCTATATGA
- a CDS encoding GNAT family N-acetyltransferase has protein sequence MTENINNSNKGMIKMILLKEINEENFSKIVKMQKQEYVSPNVLSIAQAYLFPKAKPRAIYNEKNELVGFVMYGPEPDQNNQIWIWRLSIDIPFQGKGYGRATVKKVIENVLEEYPEEKQLWLSTNPNNERAINLYTSLGFKDTGKIVYDNESVFLYNLK, from the coding sequence ATGACAGAAAATATAAATAATTCAAACAAAGGGATGATAAAAATGATATTATTGAAAGAAATAAACGAAGAAAACTTTTCCAAAATAGTCAAAATGCAAAAACAAGAATATGTTTCACCAAATGTTCTTTCTATTGCACAAGCTTATTTATTTCCAAAAGCAAAACCAAGAGCAATATATAACGAAAAAAATGAACTGGTTGGTTTTGTTATGTACGGCCCTGAACCAGACCAAAACAATCAAATATGGATTTGGAGATTATCTATCGATATCCCGTTTCAAGGAAAAGGATATGGAAGAGCTACTGTTAAAAAAGTCATAGAAAATGTTTTAGAAGAATATCCAGAAGAAAAACAACTTTGGCTTAGTACAAATCCAAATAACGAAAGAGCTATTAACCTATATACCAGTTTAGGATTTAAAGATACTGGAAAAATAGTTTACGACAATGAAAGTGTTTTCTTATATAACTTGAAATAG
- the hisA gene encoding 1-(5-phosphoribosyl)-5-((5-phosphoribosylamino)methylideneamino)imidazole-4-carboxamide isomerase — protein sequence MKIFPAIDIMNGKVVRLLKGKKDDYKIYGEPVDIAKKLSKHFDYLHVIDLDGAFEGSPQILDVLKDIKKNVGIKIQTGGGYRDYDSVKKAYEIGVDNVIISTAAYDIDFLKRVTNDFDGITISLDFSGKNIMTKGWLEKSEYTLKESFDKFKEFTDRFIITDTSKDGTLSGIEKIDRFWGDERVIYAGGIKDKRDLDLLSEWGVYGAVTGKALYENSKELFGSDFDAI from the coding sequence ATGAAAATATTTCCCGCTATAGATATTATGAATGGAAAGGTTGTCAGACTTTTAAAGGGTAAAAAAGATGATTACAAGATATACGGAGAACCAGTTGATATAGCAAAAAAGTTGTCAAAACATTTTGATTATCTGCATGTTATAGACCTTGACGGGGCATTTGAGGGTTCACCTCAGATTTTGGATGTTTTGAAAGATATCAAAAAAAATGTGGGGATTAAAATTCAAACTGGCGGTGGTTACAGAGATTATGATAGCGTTAAAAAAGCTTATGAGATTGGTGTTGATAACGTGATTATTTCCACTGCTGCTTATGACATAGACTTTTTGAAAAGAGTTACCAATGATTTTGATGGAATAACTATTAGTCTTGATTTTTCTGGTAAAAACATTATGACTAAAGGTTGGCTCGAAAAATCAGAATACACACTGAAAGAGTCTTTTGATAAATTTAAAGAATTTACAGACAGATTCATTATTACTGATACTTCTAAAGATGGAACTCTTTCTGGGATAGAAAAGATAGATAGATTTTGGGGTGATGAAAGAGTTATTTATGCTGGTGGGATAAAAGATAAAAGGGATTTAGACCTTTTGAGTGAATGGGGGGTTTATGGGGCTGTAACTGGGAAAGCCCTTTATGAAAATTCAAAAGAGCTTTTTGGAAGTGATTTTGATGCTATCTAA
- a CDS encoding bifunctional 2',3'-cyclic-nucleotide 2'-phosphodiesterase/3'-nucleotidase, which translates to MFRKKLLTVFIGILLITSLVFAANISNHKLAIFGTTDLHQYIMPYDYMGDQPDEEIGISKLYTLIEDARKTYNNSLLLSTGDIIQGSLVGDFEAEVEPLKGFEFQSVIKALNEMDFDAITIGNHETTDFGIEFFERAKNNSTFPWISANIKKVYAPKEYFVEPYVIVEKSIDGIPIKIAIIGFTPPQITSWGRRHLEGVLYTEEIVEQAKAFIPYLEDKVDLIIANAHTGISTESIDSYDARENAAYYLSQIDGIDAMVLGHQHEVFPGGFEGIEGIDNEKGTINGVPAVMPGSWGSHLGTIELDLSYNWDTGEWKVENSKSMLTAVDESVESHPLIEKIVKDKHEKTIEYVRTPIGETKIEINSYLSRVMDNPVTQIINNAQIWWAEREFKGTEYEDLPILSAAAPFIAGREGPGYFTSVKKDITIGSVTDIYIYPNTIYVGKLNGEQIIDWLENAGKNFNQIDLNTNQVQHIVNYDFRAYNFDVIEGIEYVYDISKPVGERVVEATYNGKPLTKDMEFIIVTNNYRGSGGGGFPHIAENIILETTEINREVIIEYIQKQGVVNPVPTYNWYLKPLNTRGNLIFRTSPDAKEYLSEKDIDGLDFDMINSDGWGIIEVELDDLEDYSLENQMEAVK; encoded by the coding sequence ATGTTCAGAAAGAAACTTTTGACTGTTTTTATCGGTATTCTTCTGATAACAAGTTTAGTTTTTGCTGCAAATATTTCAAATCACAAACTTGCTATTTTTGGAACTACTGATTTACATCAGTACATTATGCCATATGACTATATGGGGGATCAACCAGATGAAGAAATTGGAATATCAAAACTTTATACATTGATAGAAGATGCAAGAAAAACCTACAATAACTCTTTATTATTGAGTACAGGGGATATAATCCAAGGAAGTTTGGTTGGAGACTTTGAAGCAGAAGTGGAGCCTTTAAAAGGATTTGAATTTCAATCTGTAATCAAAGCTTTAAACGAAATGGATTTTGATGCAATTACAATTGGTAACCATGAAACAACAGACTTCGGAATAGAATTTTTTGAAAGAGCTAAAAACAATTCTACATTCCCATGGATTTCAGCAAATATAAAAAAGGTTTATGCTCCAAAAGAATATTTTGTTGAACCATATGTTATCGTTGAAAAATCTATTGATGGAATACCAATTAAAATAGCTATTATAGGTTTTACTCCACCACAGATAACTTCTTGGGGAAGAAGACATCTTGAAGGAGTTTTATATACAGAAGAAATAGTAGAACAAGCCAAAGCTTTTATTCCTTATCTTGAAGACAAAGTAGATCTTATAATAGCAAACGCCCATACAGGGATATCAACAGAATCTATCGATTCTTATGACGCAAGAGAGAATGCTGCTTATTATTTATCTCAAATAGATGGTATTGATGCTATGGTATTGGGCCATCAACATGAGGTATTCCCCGGTGGATTTGAAGGTATTGAAGGTATAGACAATGAAAAGGGGACTATTAATGGAGTTCCAGCTGTAATGCCAGGTTCATGGGGATCTCATTTAGGTACAATTGAACTTGATTTATCTTACAATTGGGACACAGGAGAATGGAAAGTGGAAAATAGCAAATCCATGCTAACTGCTGTTGATGAATCAGTGGAATCACATCCATTAATAGAAAAAATAGTAAAAGATAAACACGAAAAAACAATAGAATATGTCAGAACTCCAATTGGTGAAACAAAAATTGAAATAAACTCTTATCTTTCAAGAGTTATGGACAACCCTGTTACTCAAATAATAAATAACGCACAAATTTGGTGGGCAGAAAGAGAGTTCAAAGGTACAGAATATGAAGACTTACCAATATTAAGTGCTGCTGCTCCATTTATAGCTGGTAGAGAAGGACCTGGATACTTCACCTCAGTTAAAAAAGATATAACTATAGGTTCTGTAACAGATATATACATTTATCCTAATACTATATATGTTGGTAAATTAAATGGAGAACAAATCATTGATTGGTTAGAAAATGCTGGAAAAAATTTCAATCAAATTGACCTCAACACTAACCAAGTTCAACATATAGTGAACTACGATTTCAGAGCATATAACTTCGATGTTATTGAAGGTATTGAATATGTTTATGACATTTCAAAACCTGTTGGCGAAAGAGTAGTAGAAGCTACTTATAATGGAAAACCATTAACAAAAGATATGGAATTCATAATCGTTACTAATAATTATAGAGGAAGCGGTGGTGGAGGATTCCCTCATATCGCTGAAAATATAATTCTTGAAACTACAGAAATAAATAGAGAAGTTATCATAGAATATATTCAAAAGCAAGGAGTCGTTAACCCAGTTCCTACATACAACTGGTATTTAAAACCTCTAAATACAAGAGGAAATTTAATCTTCAGAACTTCTCCTGACGCAAAAGAATATTTATCAGAAAAGGATATAGACGGATTAGATTTTGATATGATTAATTCTGATGGTTGGGGAATTATAGAAGTTGAATTAGACGATTTAGAAGATTACTCATTAGAAAACCAAATGGAAGCTGTAAAATAA
- a CDS encoding flagellin, which translates to MRINHNLNALNAWRNLGSANTSMGKSLEKLSSGLRINRAGDDAAGLAISEKMRGQIRGLDQATRNAQDGISLIQTAEGALTETHSILQRMRELAVQSANDTNVSIDRGAMQDEIDQLKSEITRIADTTEFNTKKLLNGDMGNKINSTANTAKLYNLSATGENMEDGGYTITMTTSGTDTIAMGGNSIASSGGVGDYTLTAGAEISYGEYTVVAKNVTGTDATLEIYNPDGSLIEAQDGVALNANLTDFGGFNLNFSTHNIDAEGSLKLTVDNTTANITVTRPDASTTATGVIGSGLAATNGEVSIGGFNFDLKTNHGADSTTNTLTLTNNAATFHIGANQDQNTKLSIDNMNASALGVNSIDLTTQDGANKAITTIQSAIEKVSSERSSLGATQNRLEHTINNLSVSSENLTAAESRIRDVDMAKEMMSFTRDQILLQSSNAMLAQANQLPQNVLSLLR; encoded by the coding sequence ATGAGAATTAATCATAATTTGAATGCATTAAATGCATGGAGAAATTTAGGTAGTGCAAACACATCAATGGGTAAATCATTAGAAAAATTATCTTCAGGTTTAAGAATTAACAGAGCTGGAGACGATGCTGCTGGTTTAGCTATTTCAGAAAAAATGAGAGGACAAATCAGAGGATTAGATCAAGCTACAAGAAATGCTCAAGATGGTATATCTTTAATTCAAACTGCTGAAGGTGCTTTAACAGAAACACATTCTATTTTACAAAGAATGAGAGAGCTTGCAGTTCAATCAGCAAATGATACAAATGTAAGTATTGATAGAGGAGCTATGCAAGATGAAATTGACCAATTGAAATCTGAAATTACACGTATTGCCGATACTACTGAATTTAATACAAAGAAACTATTAAATGGCGATATGGGAAATAAAATAAATTCAACTGCAAATACAGCTAAGCTATATAATTTATCCGCTACTGGCGAAAATATGGAAGATGGTGGATATACTATAACAATGACAACATCAGGTACGGATACTATTGCAATGGGAGGAAACAGCATAGCTTCTTCAGGTGGAGTTGGAGATTATACACTAACCGCAGGTGCTGAAATTAGTTATGGTGAATATACGGTTGTTGCAAAAAATGTTACAGGTACTGATGCTACACTTGAAATATATAATCCTGATGGCTCATTAATAGAAGCTCAAGATGGAGTTGCTTTAAATGCAAATTTAACTGATTTTGGTGGATTTAACTTGAATTTTAGTACTCATAATATTGATGCTGAAGGTTCTTTAAAGTTAACAGTAGATAATACTACAGCTAATATTACTGTAACAAGACCAGATGCATCCACAACAGCTACTGGTGTTATAGGCTCTGGATTAGCTGCTACAAATGGAGAAGTAAGCATTGGAGGGTTTAATTTTGATTTAAAAACTAATCACGGTGCTGATAGTACTACTAATACTCTCACATTAACAAATAATGCAGCTACATTCCACATAGGAGCAAATCAAGATCAAAATACTAAATTGTCTATAGATAACATGAACGCTTCGGCTCTTGGGGTAAATAGTATAGATCTTACAACTCAAGATGGAGCTAATAAGGCTATAACAACCATACAGTCAGCGATTGAAAAAGTTTCTTCAGAAAGATCATCATTAGGGGCTACTCAAAACAGATTAGAACATACAATTAATAATTTAAGCGTATCAAGTGAAAATTTGACAGCTGCAGAATCAAGAATCAGAGATGTTGACATGGCTAAAGAAATGATGAGCTTCACAAGAGATCAAATTTTATTACAATCTTCAAACGCTATGCTAGCACAAGCTAACCAATTACCACAAAACGTACTTTCTTTATTAAGATAG